In Candidatus Nanopelagicales bacterium, the genomic stretch CAGCTGTCCGACCAGGAATACAGCGACATATACGCGAGCAAAGCCAAGACGCTCATAGCCGAGACCGGGTCGTCGGATCCCACGACGACCAAGCCAGCGACCGGTGAAGGTTCAGCCCCGACTGATTCTGAGGCTCCGGCGAGCGTCTGACAGTTGCCGATGGGCTGACAAGTTGTCCAATGGGTGCGTTCAAGTGCTCCGATGGTCAATACTCGAGAAATGAACGCGACCCAAATCCTCGCTGTCGTACTTGTGCTCATCGCCGCCGCCATTGAGGCACTGAGCAACGTCCTGCAACACAAAGCAGCGAATCTGTCCGGCAAGCCAGATTCCAGCGAGGCGGGCGCCGTCCTCCTGACCCTCAAACAGCCGTTGTTCATCCTCGGGTTCGCACTCATGGTGATCGGTTACGCGTTCCACGTCGCATCACTGGGATTCGGCAACCTAGCCGTCATCCAAGTAATCTTCGTCACGCAACTGGTATTCATCCTTCCGTTTGCCATGTGGATCAGCAAGACGCACATCGCCCGCAGTGACTGGCTCGGAGCAATCGTCGTCACTGTCGGGATCGCGGTCTTCGTCACGTTTGCCAAGCCCAGCAAGGGAGTCGAGGTCGCCAGTAACGCCAAGTGGTTCACCGCCATCGCCGTGGTCGGTCTGCTGTGCGCGTTGGTGATCGTGATCGGCTACCGAATGACCGGTGGGGTCCGCGCGGCGTTGCTCGGTGTTTCCGGAGGTCTGATCAACGGGTTGGTGGCGCCGCTGACGCAGGGGACCATCACCTCGGCAAAGGGCGGCCTCGGGGCACTGTTCGGCAGTTGGCTGATCTATGTCACGCTGATTGCTGCACTGCTCGGGGTGCTATTCCCGCTGATGGCGTTTCGCGCCGGCCCGATCACGGCCTCATTCCCAGCTGTCATGTCGCTGAATCCGATCACCGCGACTCTGCTCGGGATGTTCCTGTTCAACCAAGTCCTGCAGGGCGGTTTCTTCAACATCCTCATGATGGTGATCAGCGCGATCGCGATCTTTATCGGCATCGTATGGCTGTCGCGCTCCAGGGCGATCTCCGACGCATTCCAGGAAGCCGAGCACGGGAAGGTCGGCGGTACGACCGAGAGCGCTACCTTGCTGTAACGCTCCCTGAACTCGCCCCAGATCGCTGCGCTGAGCGCAAAGTCTCACCTGCTCCAATCCCGACGACCGCTGCCAGCAGGCCGACCACCAGGCCAGCGAATACGTCCGTCAGCCAGTGAGCTCCCAAGTACAACCGACTGCCGGCCACCAGACCGCAGAGCGACACGCTGCCGGTGACCAGTGCGATCCGCCATGTGGTGGGCACTCGCGGGACACCCCACCAAAGCAGGACGGTCAGTGCGGCAACGATGACGGCCACATGCGCCGATGGGAACGATGAGCTTGCCTCTGGGCTCACTGCCCACGCCGCAGGCGGCCGATTGCGCGCGAATGCCGCCTTTCCCACGAATGATGCGAACGCCGCCAGTCCGACAGCGGTCATCAACGACAAGGCACCGAATCCGTCGTGGGCTTTGCGCCAGATGAATGCCGCCGCTATGAGGCACAAAGTCAGCACTAAGACCGGTTCGGTGATCGCGCTGATGACCTCCATAGCCGAGGTCGACGCGCCGGTTCTCACTCCAACGATGCCGCTGGCGATCGGACGATCCAGGGCGGTCAACGTGTCGTCCTCGGTGACGTCGTCGGCGGCCTTGGCCAGTACCAACAACAGGACCAGCGCGATCACACTGGTGATAGTCAGGACTAGCCACGATGCTCGCAACCCCCGCACCAGCGTGGTCCTCATCTGCGTCACGGCCGAATCCTCTCTCGGAGGCGTTTGCGTCGTGACGAGCGGTACGCGAAGGTAGGTCATCCCACGAGCCTGATGGAACAAACCTGACTAAGACCTGACCCTCTGCGATCCGGCTTGAGCCGCAGGTTGGGGCACGCGTAGCGTCGCAGCCGTGAATCCCGCCGTCAGTGCCGTGCGCGTAGCCGTCGTCGAGGACGACCGGGGTCTTCGTGAGTCGTTGCGCCGCGGACTCGCGATTGAAGGCTTCAACGTTTCCGCCGCAGCCACCGGCGGGGAGTTTCTTGACATGCTGAAGCGAATCACGGTCGACGTGATGGTGATCGATATTGGGTTGCCGGACTCGGATGGCCGCGACGTCGCCCTGGCCGCGCGTGTGGGCGGTTGTGGTGCACCCGTGCTGTTCTTGACCGCCCGCAGTTCAGTTGGAGATCGGCTGGCAGGTTTTAGCGCGGGAGCGGACGACTACGTCATCAAACCTTTTGTGTTCGAGGAACTCGTTGCCCGGATCCGCGCGCTGGCTCGCCGAGCGAGCGCCGACACTGCTGAGATTCGACTCGGGACCGCCGTGCTCAATCCCGCAACGATGTCGCTGGAACACCCGGATGGCAGTGTCACGCTCACGCCGATCGAGTTTCGCCTGATCGCCACTTTGGCCTGCTCCGAGGGTGTTGTGCGTCGAGCTGACTTGATGCGTGCTGGCTGGCCTGGCGGATCATTTGCTTCCGAGAACACGCTGGACTCTTACGTAGCCAGAGTCCGTCGCAAGCTCGCAAATCTGCCAGACGTACCACCGATCAGGACCGTGCACCGGGTGGGGTACCAGTTCTGATGAGGCTGGGGCACCTCCGCAACATCAGCCTGCGACGCCGGGTCATGGCAGCAACCGGGCTCGCCGTGTTGGTGGTCGTTGTCCTGCTGGTTTTAGGGGCGACCTACCTCATCGATTCGGCGCTGGATCGCGATGCCAACCAGACCCTGCGTGACCGTACCGACGCAGCACTATCGATCATGAGTGTGACCAACGGCAAACTCGATGTCGAAGAACCGCCTTCGAACTCTCCGTTGGACGAGAACACTTGGATCTACGCGAATGGCCAGTTGGTTGCTGGCGGCAGGTCGAGTCCTGCGGTAAGGCGCCAAGTCGTAAAGCTCGCAGATGTCACGGACACCGTGGTGGTGGAGCTCCCGGAAGCCAACACGTTGGTGAGGGCAGCGCCCTACATTGCCGACGGAAACCAGTACGCGACGGTGGTCTCCACGTTGTCCTTGGTTCCTTACCAACACACGGAACGCATTGCCATGTTGGCGTTGTCTGGAGTCGGAGTGTTCGGTGTGATCGGATCCGTACTGCTCGCGGCGATTCTGGTACGCGTTGCACTGCGCCCGGTGGCTGAAATGACATCCCAGGCCGGCACCTGGAGTGACTCGGCAGCGCACAACCGATTCGATCCCGGCAGGACGGACGACGAGATCGCCGGTCTGGCAGTCACTCTCAATAGCCTGCTCGATCGACTGAGTGCTGCGAGTCTGCACGAGCAGCGCTTCACCGCGGAGGTCGCACACGAACTGCGCACACCATTGACGACGCTGCTCAATGAGGCATCGATCGCCCACAATCACGCGAGCAATTTTGAACAAGCGCAGCAAGCTTTGGATGCCGTTCGCGGCGAGGCATTGCGGATGAGCGGGATTATCGACACCTTGATGGCCATGGCCGAGCGGGAGGCAGGGCCGCTGGTGTCGTCGTGTGATCTCTCGCGCGAACTCGGGGAATCGGCGCGAAGTTGGCGGGCGCAAGCCGAGCGGTCAGGCCGTTACCTTGACCTGAGGGTTGCCCCGGTGCCCTTGCGAGTGGGAGTGGACGCTGAGTACCTCAATCGGGTGATTAGTCCGGTCATCGACAATGCCGTCGCCCACGCTCGGTCGGTGGTAACGATTGCCGTTCAGCGGTCCAGCGGTATGGCCGCAGTGACAGTGACCGACGACGGTGACGGGGTGGCGAGCGATCAGGTTGAAGCGGTCTTCGAGCCGGGATACCGCATTGCGGAGCAATCACCGCGCCGCGGAGCGGGACTTGGGCTGCCGCTCGCGCGGCGGCTGGCTCGGGGCGCCGGGGGAGACGTCTTCTGCGAGCCTGGTCAACCGACGACCTTCGTCATCCGGTTGCCATCGATCGAATAGTTGACACCGCGGGTCCAGTTCACGGTCAGGTTTGGACCGCCAAGGTAGTCAGGCGCTAGTCAGGATTCTGGTCCTACGGTCATCAACATGACCACAGCAAACATCTCCGACACAGCAAGTTCGACGCGGCCCCGCACCGCTTTCACAGGGCGCCAAATGCTGAACAAAGTGCCAGAGATCACCGTCTACTTCTGGGTAATCAAGATCTTGTGCACCACGGTCGGTGAGACGGCCGCCGACTACATCAACAGCACTCTGGGCTTGGGCCTGACCAACACCACTTACATCATGGGTGCGCTGCTCGCCGTTGCGCTGGTGGCCCAGTTCTGGGTGCGCCGCTATATCGCGTCCATCTACTGGATTGCTGTTGTGTTGATCAGCGTGGTGGGCACATTGATCACCGACAACCTGACAGACAACTTTGGTGTCAGTCTGGTCACGTCCACCATCATCTTCAGTGTTGCGTTGGCGGCCACGTTCGCCGTGTGGTTTGGGTTCGAGAAGACCCTGTCGATCCATACGATCATGACAACCCGCCGCGAGGCGTTCTACTGGCTTGCGGTGCTGTTTACCTTCGCTTTGGGAACGGCCGGCGGAGATCTCCTAGCTGAACGCTTGGATGTCGGCTACGAAGCGTCGCTGGTCATCTTCTCGGGCGCGATCATCTTGGTCTACTTCCTGAACTACCAGTTCAAGCTCAACTCGATTGTCGCCTTCTGGCTTGCCTACATTTTGACGCGCCCACTAGGCGCGACCCTCGGTGACTTCATGTCTCAGAAGAGCAAGAACGGCGGTTTGGGACTCGGTACGCAGATCACCAGTCTGGTCTTTTTGGCCATCATCGTGGTCGTTGTCATCTTCCTCGTGGTCACCAAGGTGGACAAACAGATGCCGCAACCTGGTATCGCCCTCCCGCCGCGCGAGCGCGGACCCGAAGAGAGGGGTCGGGTGCTCGTGGTTACCAACAAGACGGCGGCGACGGACGCACTTGTTGACGCGGTCCGGGATCGGGCAGCGGCGAGCCCGGTCTCATTCTTCATGCTGGTGCCCAACCCTGCCCACCTCGCATTCGATCGGGCGAGCCATGACACGGGCG encodes the following:
- a CDS encoding DMT family transporter, which produces MNATQILAVVLVLIAAAIEALSNVLQHKAANLSGKPDSSEAGAVLLTLKQPLFILGFALMVIGYAFHVASLGFGNLAVIQVIFVTQLVFILPFAMWISKTHIARSDWLGAIVVTVGIAVFVTFAKPSKGVEVASNAKWFTAIAVVGLLCALVIVIGYRMTGGVRAALLGVSGGLINGLVAPLTQGTITSAKGGLGALFGSWLIYVTLIAALLGVLFPLMAFRAGPITASFPAVMSLNPITATLLGMFLFNQVLQGGFFNILMMVISAIAIFIGIVWLSRSRAISDAFQEAEHGKVGGTTESATLL
- a CDS encoding response regulator transcription factor; translated protein: MNPAVSAVRVAVVEDDRGLRESLRRGLAIEGFNVSAAATGGEFLDMLKRITVDVMVIDIGLPDSDGRDVALAARVGGCGAPVLFLTARSSVGDRLAGFSAGADDYVIKPFVFEELVARIRALARRASADTAEIRLGTAVLNPATMSLEHPDGSVTLTPIEFRLIATLACSEGVVRRADLMRAGWPGGSFASENTLDSYVARVRRKLANLPDVPPIRTVHRVGYQF
- a CDS encoding phosphatase PAP2 family protein, whose translation is MTQMRTTLVRGLRASWLVLTITSVIALVLLLVLAKAADDVTEDDTLTALDRPIASGIVGVRTGASTSAMEVISAITEPVLVLTLCLIAAAFIWRKAHDGFGALSLMTAVGLAAFASFVGKAAFARNRPPAAWAVSPEASSSFPSAHVAVIVAALTVLLWWGVPRVPTTWRIALVTGSVSLCGLVAGSRLYLGAHWLTDVFAGLVVGLLAAVVGIGAGETLRSAQRSGASSGSVTAR
- a CDS encoding HAMP domain-containing histidine kinase; this encodes MRLGHLRNISLRRRVMAATGLAVLVVVVLLVLGATYLIDSALDRDANQTLRDRTDAALSIMSVTNGKLDVEEPPSNSPLDENTWIYANGQLVAGGRSSPAVRRQVVKLADVTDTVVVELPEANTLVRAAPYIADGNQYATVVSTLSLVPYQHTERIAMLALSGVGVFGVIGSVLLAAILVRVALRPVAEMTSQAGTWSDSAAHNRFDPGRTDDEIAGLAVTLNSLLDRLSAASLHEQRFTAEVAHELRTPLTTLLNEASIAHNHASNFEQAQQALDAVRGEALRMSGIIDTLMAMAEREAGPLVSSCDLSRELGESARSWRAQAERSGRYLDLRVAPVPLRVGVDAEYLNRVISPVIDNAVAHARSVVTIAVQRSSGMAAVTVTDDGDGVASDQVEAVFEPGYRIAEQSPRRGAGLGLPLARRLARGAGGDVFCEPGQPTTFVIRLPSIE